Proteins encoded in a region of the Dorea longicatena genome:
- the rlmB gene encoding 23S rRNA (guanosine(2251)-2'-O)-methyltransferase RlmB, which produces MITSTSNARIKRLVNLKKKRKLRDEESVFLVEGIRMFREVPLDKLKEVYVSESFYKKEKDTVKEVLKDSKVRVEELTDTVFAHASDTKTPQGILCVVEQMNHEINELTSAKCPLIMVLDHLQDPGNLGTILRTAEGAGVTGILMDRECVDVYNPKTIRSTMGSIYRMPFVYVEDLGKGIQDLKDKGITTYAAHLEGTNSYDEEDLTNPCAFLIGNEGNGLRREIADMADCYVKIPMLGQVESLNAAIASSVLMFEAARQRRKV; this is translated from the coding sequence ATGATCACAAGTACATCCAATGCCAGAATCAAACGTCTGGTGAATTTAAAGAAGAAGAGAAAATTAAGAGACGAAGAAAGCGTCTTCCTGGTAGAAGGAATCCGTATGTTCAGGGAAGTGCCGCTCGACAAGTTAAAAGAAGTCTATGTATCCGAATCCTTTTACAAAAAAGAAAAAGATACCGTAAAAGAAGTCCTGAAAGACTCTAAAGTAAGAGTAGAAGAACTGACAGATACTGTATTCGCCCATGCATCAGATACTAAGACCCCTCAGGGAATCCTGTGCGTGGTGGAACAGATGAACCATGAAATCAATGAACTGACGTCGGCAAAATGCCCGCTGATCATGGTATTAGACCATCTGCAGGATCCGGGCAATCTTGGAACCATCCTGCGTACAGCAGAAGGAGCCGGCGTGACCGGCATCCTCATGGACAGAGAATGCGTCGATGTCTATAATCCGAAGACAATCCGCTCAACGATGGGATCGATATACCGCATGCCGTTCGTATATGTGGAAGATCTTGGCAAAGGAATACAGGATTTAAAAGACAAAGGTATCACCACTTATGCTGCACATCTGGAAGGAACGAATTCCTATGATGAGGAAGACCTGACGAATCCATGTGCATTCCTGATTGGGAACGAGGGGAATGGCCTGAGACGCGAGATCGCAGACATGGCAGACTGCTATGTCAAGATCCCGATGCTTGGACAGGTAGAGTCATTGAATGCGGCAATCGCTTCTTCGGTGTTGATGTTCGAAGCCGCAAGACAGAGAAGGAAAGTGTAA
- a CDS encoding NfeD family protein → MRVICWLAIFIVLLIIEIATMGLTTIWFAGGALLAFCAGLVGFGLGVQIGVFVIVSILLLILTRPIAVKFFNQERQKTNAESLIGQHALVTEDIDTIKAKGQVEIRGQIWSAKTDEPDGTIPKNTVVVVNGIQGVKLIVHAREE, encoded by the coding sequence ATGAGAGTGATCTGTTGGCTGGCAATATTCATTGTACTGTTGATCATTGAAATCGCGACAATGGGACTTACTACGATCTGGTTCGCAGGAGGAGCACTGCTCGCATTCTGTGCAGGACTTGTCGGTTTTGGGCTGGGAGTGCAGATCGGAGTATTTGTTATAGTTTCCATTCTGCTGCTGATTCTGACAAGACCGATCGCGGTGAAGTTCTTCAATCAGGAGAGGCAGAAGACGAACGCAGAGAGTCTGATCGGACAGCATGCACTGGTGACAGAAGACATCGATACGATAAAGGCCAAAGGGCAGGTAGAGATCCGGGGCCAAATCTGGTCGGCGAAGACGGATGAGCCGGACGGAACAATCCCGAAGAACACAGTTGTTGTAGTAAATGGTATTCAGGGCGTGAAACTGATTGTGCATGCCAGAGAGGAGTAG
- the argF gene encoding ornithine carbamoyltransferase, whose amino-acid sequence MDLKGRNFLTLKDFTPEEITYLLDLSAELKEKKKKGIPVDKYRGMNVALIFEKTSTRTRCSFEVAAHDMGMGTTYLDPSGSQIGKKESIEDTARVLGRMFDGIEYRGFGQEIVEELAKYAGVPVWNGLTNEYHPTQMLADMLTIREHFGHLKGIKLVYMGDARYNMGNSLMIACAKLGMHFVACTSKNYFPNEELVETCKGYAKETGATITLTEDIESGTKDADVICTDVWVSMGEPDEVWEERIRELSPYKVTKKVMENAGEQAIFLHCLPAFHDLKTKIGKQIHDKFGLDDMEVTDEVFESPQSKVFDEAENRMHTIKAVMVATLGERE is encoded by the coding sequence ATGGATTTAAAAGGCAGAAATTTCCTGACGCTGAAAGATTTCACACCGGAAGAGATCACATATCTGCTTGATCTTTCCGCAGAATTAAAAGAAAAAAAGAAAAAAGGAATTCCGGTTGATAAATATAGAGGAATGAATGTGGCATTGATCTTTGAAAAGACCAGTACCAGAACCCGCTGTTCTTTCGAAGTAGCTGCTCACGATATGGGTATGGGAACGACTTACCTTGATCCTTCAGGTTCACAGATCGGGAAGAAAGAAAGTATCGAAGATACAGCAAGAGTTCTCGGAAGAATGTTTGATGGAATCGAGTATCGTGGATTCGGACAGGAGATTGTGGAGGAACTGGCCAAATATGCAGGCGTTCCGGTATGGAACGGACTGACGAATGAGTATCATCCGACACAGATGCTGGCGGATATGCTGACGATCCGTGAACATTTCGGACATCTGAAAGGTATCAAACTGGTATACATGGGTGATGCAAGATACAATATGGGCAATTCCCTGATGATCGCATGTGCCAAATTAGGTATGCATTTTGTGGCATGTACGTCTAAGAACTATTTCCCGAATGAGGAACTGGTAGAGACTTGCAAAGGATATGCAAAAGAGACAGGAGCAACCATCACACTGACAGAAGATATCGAAAGCGGAACCAAAGATGCAGACGTTATCTGTACGGATGTATGGGTATCCATGGGTGAGCCGGACGAAGTATGGGAAGAACGTATCCGCGAACTGTCTCCATACAAGGTGACAAAGAAAGTAATGGAAAATGCAGGAGAACAGGCAATCTTCTTACACTGTCTGCCGGCATTCCACGATCTGAAGACAAAGATCGGTAAACAGATCCATGACAAATTCGGCCTGGACGATATGGAAGTTACAGATGAAGTATTCGAGTCTCCGCAGTCAAAGGTATTTGACGAGGC
- a CDS encoding SPFH domain-containing protein — MIFGLILLAIIICVVISCVKVVRQAQALVIERLGAYQATWGTGLHFKIPIFDRVARRVDLKEQVVDFAPQPVITKDNVTMRIDTVVFYQITDPKMFCYGVANPIMAIENLTATTLRNIIGDLELDQTLTSRETINTKMRASLDVATDPWGIKVNRVELKNIIPPAAIQDAMEKQMKAERERREAILRAEGEKKSTILVAEGHKESAILDAEAEKQAAILKAEAQKEATIREAEGKAEAIMKVQQANADGIRFLKEAGADEAVLTMKSLEAFAKAADGKATKIIIPSEIQSIAGLVKSVTEIGADDKKEEK; from the coding sequence ATGATTTTTGGATTGATTTTATTAGCGATTATTATCTGCGTAGTGATTTCCTGTGTAAAGGTAGTCAGACAGGCGCAGGCATTGGTTATTGAAAGACTGGGGGCATATCAGGCAACATGGGGAACCGGACTTCACTTTAAGATTCCGATTTTTGACCGTGTGGCAAGAAGAGTGGATCTGAAAGAGCAGGTAGTGGATTTTGCACCGCAGCCGGTTATCACAAAAGATAACGTAACGATGAGAATTGATACCGTTGTATTTTATCAGATCACGGATCCGAAGATGTTCTGTTATGGTGTGGCGAATCCGATCATGGCGATCGAGAACCTGACAGCCACGACACTTCGTAACATCATCGGTGATCTGGAATTAGATCAGACACTGACATCCAGAGAGACGATCAACACGAAGATGAGAGCATCTCTGGATGTGGCAACCGATCCTTGGGGAATCAAGGTAAACCGCGTGGAACTTAAGAACATTATCCCACCGGCAGCCATCCAGGATGCAATGGAGAAGCAGATGAAAGCAGAGCGTGAACGTCGTGAAGCCATCTTACGTGCCGAAGGTGAGAAGAAGTCTACAATTCTTGTGGCAGAAGGTCACAAAGAGTCTGCAATTCTGGACGCCGAAGCTGAGAAGCAGGCAGCCATCCTGAAAGCCGAAGCACAGAAGGAAGCAACGATCCGTGAGGCTGAAGGTAAGGCAGAAGCCATCATGAAAGTACAGCAGGCAAATGCCGATGGAATTCGTTTCCTGAAAGAAGCAGGAGCCGATGAGGCTGTTCTTACCATGAAAAGTCTGGAAGCATTTGCAAAAGCTGCTGATGGAAAAGCAACGAAGATCATCATTCCGTCAGAGATCCAGAGCATTGCAGGTCTGGTAAAATCTGTTACAGAGATTGGCGCAGATGATAAAAAAGAAGAAAAGTAG
- a CDS encoding response regulator transcription factor, whose amino-acid sequence MSKILIVEDEEAIADLERDYLELSGFTVEVANDGDIGLQKALNEDYDLLILDLMLPGTDGFDICRQVRDVKNTPIVMVSAKKDDIDKIRGLGLGADDYMTKPFSPSELVARVKAHLARYDRLTGSAAEKNKVIEIRGLKIDTTARRVWVNGEERTFTTKEFDLLTFLASHPNHVYSKEELFREIWDMESIGDIATVTVHIKKIREKVEVDTSNPQYIETIWGVGYRFKV is encoded by the coding sequence ATGAGTAAGATATTAATAGTAGAAGACGAAGAAGCAATTGCAGATCTGGAACGGGATTATCTGGAACTGAGCGGGTTCACCGTAGAGGTTGCAAATGACGGAGATATAGGACTTCAGAAAGCACTGAACGAAGATTATGATCTTCTGATCCTGGATCTGATGCTGCCGGGAACGGACGGATTCGATATCTGCCGTCAGGTGCGTGATGTGAAGAATACACCGATCGTGATGGTATCTGCGAAGAAAGATGATATCGATAAGATCAGGGGACTGGGACTCGGCGCCGATGATTACATGACGAAGCCGTTCAGCCCGAGCGAGCTGGTAGCGAGAGTGAAAGCGCATCTGGCAAGATATGACCGTCTGACCGGAAGTGCGGCAGAGAAGAATAAAGTGATCGAGATCAGAGGACTGAAGATTGATACAACTGCAAGACGTGTGTGGGTGAACGGAGAAGAACGTACATTTACGACGAAGGAATTCGATCTGCTGACATTCCTTGCGAGCCATCCGAACCACGTATATTCGAAAGAAGAGTTATTCCGGGAGATCTGGGATATGGAGTCCATCGGGGATATCGCAACGGTAACGGTGCATATCAAGAAAATCCGTGAGAAAGTAGAAGTAGATACATCCAACCCGCAGTATATCGAGACGATATGGGGTGTTGGGTATCGGTTTAAGGTGTAA